One part of the [Pantoea] beijingensis genome encodes these proteins:
- the nudK gene encoding GDP-mannose pyrophosphatase NudK: MSTKVAIVKNKVLSENYFLLRNFTYDLTARDGALIRHKREVYDRGNGAAILLYNREKNSVVLINQFRIATYVNGNSNGMLIEVCAGLLDDDSPEDCIRKEAIEETGYAVGHVEKLFSAYMSPGGVTELLHFFAAEYDDLTRDNAGGGVEDEDIDVLEMPFPTALAMIKDGRICDAKTIMLLQHAQLAGWLTA; the protein is encoded by the coding sequence ATGTCTACGAAAGTGGCGATTGTCAAAAATAAAGTCCTCTCTGAAAACTATTTTCTACTGCGTAATTTCACCTACGATCTCACTGCCCGCGATGGCGCACTGATCCGCCATAAGCGTGAGGTGTACGATCGTGGTAACGGTGCCGCCATACTGCTATACAATCGCGAAAAAAACAGCGTTGTGCTGATTAACCAATTCCGTATTGCTACCTATGTCAATGGTAACAGTAACGGTATGCTGATCGAAGTTTGTGCGGGTTTGCTTGATGATGATTCACCCGAGGATTGTATTCGCAAAGAGGCAATAGAAGAGACGGGATATGCGGTGGGGCATGTCGAGAAACTCTTTTCTGCCTACATGTCTCCGGGGGGCGTGACGGAGCTGTTGCACTTTTTCGCCGCGGAATATGATGATTTAACGCGTGATAATGCCGGTGGTGGCGTTGAGGATGAGGATATTGACGTATTAGAAATGCCCTTTCCAACAGCGTTGGCAATGATTAAGGACGGACGCATTTGTGATGCGAAAACTATCATGCTGTTACAGCATGCACAACTTGCCGGATGGCTAACCGCCTGA
- a CDS encoding DUF1176 domain-containing protein — protein sequence MPYWMKPLFFLPFLFVASVKAAPLQKTFNGWQVTCDNLNFCVARSVPGNKGLVMTISRHAGVIDRPLLRIDYGNGYTGELHGGKLKDNLLIDQLRLKPDLKHWEVEPHHLVTSHAISIDEFLGQILDADTIQLTGQPQATISLHGLKAALLLIDDLQGRVNGMSAWIKRGDRVAYDVPPEPALPHMQAFDFVPEPLTREESRGLIDFGTWRVNTNECSLSPMRREVSVAPLTDDKALLLVSCEMGAYNVIDLAFAVTRTQPYTARGITLNLPFTPPNGNGKHLELINAEYDATTSQLLTFSKGRGIGDCGNASRWQFDGEEFVLAEYAEEGTCDAWHGSSDWPTLWVSQQASTGESHPEE from the coding sequence ATGCCTTACTGGATGAAACCACTGTTTTTTTTGCCTTTTCTCTTTGTCGCCAGCGTAAAAGCTGCGCCACTGCAAAAAACATTTAATGGCTGGCAGGTAACCTGCGATAACCTTAATTTCTGTGTGGCTCGCAGTGTTCCCGGTAATAAAGGGTTGGTGATGACCATATCGCGCCATGCTGGCGTGATCGATCGCCCTCTGCTGAGGATTGATTATGGCAATGGCTATACGGGGGAACTGCATGGCGGCAAGCTTAAAGATAATCTTCTTATCGACCAGCTGCGGCTAAAGCCCGATCTGAAACATTGGGAAGTTGAACCCCATCACTTGGTGACCTCGCATGCGATTTCTATTGATGAGTTTCTGGGGCAAATTCTTGATGCTGATACAATCCAATTAACCGGGCAACCACAGGCGACGATTTCACTGCACGGGCTGAAAGCCGCATTGTTGCTGATAGATGATTTACAAGGGCGAGTCAATGGTATGAGCGCGTGGATAAAACGTGGCGATCGCGTGGCTTATGATGTGCCGCCGGAGCCAGCCTTACCGCATATGCAGGCTTTCGACTTTGTACCTGAGCCCTTAACGCGTGAAGAGAGCAGAGGTTTAATTGATTTTGGCACCTGGCGAGTAAACACCAATGAGTGCTCACTTTCACCGATGCGTCGTGAAGTCAGTGTTGCCCCCCTGACTGACGATAAAGCGTTGCTGTTAGTGAGCTGTGAGATGGGAGCCTATAACGTTATCGATCTGGCTTTTGCGGTGACTCGAACCCAACCTTATACCGCACGCGGTATCACGCTTAATTTGCCTTTTACGCCCCCCAACGGCAACGGTAAACACCTTGAATTAATTAACGCTGAGTATGATGCGACTACCAGCCAGCTTTTGACGTTTTCAAAAGGGCGCGGGATAGGGGATTGTGGTAACGCATCACGCTGGCAGTTTGATGGCGAAGAGTTTGTGTTGGCTGAGTATGCGGAAGAGGGTACCTGCGATGCCTGGCACGGCAGCAGCGACTGGCCAACGCTATGGGTGAGCCAACAAGCGTCTACCGGGGAATCACACCCTGAGGAATAA
- the hemF gene encoding oxygen-dependent coproporphyrinogen oxidase: MTAPDTDRVKQFLLTLQDNICQQLALTDGAAQFEEDNWVRPAGGGGRSRVLRNGNLFEQAGVNFSHVYGEAMPASATAHRPELAGRSFQAMGVSLVVHPENPWVPTSHANVRFFIAEKPGAAPVWWFGGGFDLTPYYGFEDDAIHWHQTAFDLCQPFGEEVYPRYKKWCDDYFYIKHRDEQRGIGGLFFDDLNTPDFDSCFDFMQAVGNGFLTGYLPIVARRRTLSWGERERQFQLYRRGRYVEFNLVWDRGTLFGLQTGGRTESILMSMPPLVRWEYDYQPEEGSPEARLYRDFLPVRAWLTPQSGIRDS; this comes from the coding sequence ATGACCGCTCCCGATACTGACCGCGTAAAACAATTCCTGCTCACATTGCAGGATAATATTTGCCAGCAGCTAGCACTCACCGATGGTGCAGCGCAGTTTGAAGAAGACAACTGGGTACGCCCTGCCGGTGGAGGTGGCCGCAGTCGCGTATTGCGTAACGGCAATCTTTTCGAGCAAGCCGGCGTAAACTTTTCTCACGTTTATGGCGAAGCAATGCCCGCTTCAGCAACGGCGCACCGCCCCGAGTTAGCGGGCCGTAGCTTTCAGGCAATGGGCGTTTCATTAGTGGTCCATCCCGAAAATCCGTGGGTACCGACCAGCCATGCCAATGTCCGTTTTTTTATTGCCGAGAAACCGGGTGCCGCCCCCGTCTGGTGGTTTGGTGGTGGTTTTGATTTAACGCCTTACTATGGTTTTGAAGACGATGCCATCCACTGGCATCAGACAGCCTTTGACCTTTGCCAGCCTTTTGGCGAAGAGGTGTATCCGCGTTATAAAAAATGGTGTGATGATTATTTTTATATCAAACACCGTGATGAACAGCGTGGGATTGGCGGGCTGTTTTTTGACGATTTGAATACGCCAGATTTCGATAGCTGCTTCGATTTCATGCAGGCAGTAGGAAACGGTTTTCTTACCGGTTATCTACCCATTGTGGCGCGTCGCAGGACGTTATCCTGGGGCGAGCGCGAGCGTCAGTTTCAGCTTTATCGTCGTGGCCGTTACGTGGAGTTCAATCTGGTATGGGATCGCGGTACGCTGTTTGGCCTGCAAACCGGTGGACGAACCGAATCAATTTTAATGTCGATGCCGCCGCTGGTGCGCTGGGAATATGATTATCAGCCAGAGGAAGGTTCGCCGGAAGCGAGATTATACCGTGACTTTTTACCCGTAAGAGCATGGTTAACGCCGCAATCCGGCATCAGGGATTCATGA
- a CDS encoding RpoE-regulated lipoprotein — protein MKFVRPAMIIAALLLAGCASSGSQTQSDSSWWNPFSKISWSSLSPLNWFGSSLEVTEQGVGDVNGSTTMSESVLNDALSGKYKLRQGMRSSNGGVVSFWQALEDGKVKLLINGNATVSRVEVMDVAIATQDGTKIGSKFSEHFDKAFGACEKAPGLDSSEIECKAPNSQHIHYVYSGEWHGPEGLMPPDDTLKNWTLSKIIWRR, from the coding sequence ATGAAATTTGTTCGCCCGGCGATGATTATCGCCGCATTACTGTTGGCAGGCTGCGCCAGTTCCGGCTCGCAGACGCAATCTGATTCGAGCTGGTGGAATCCGTTCTCAAAAATATCCTGGTCGAGCCTGTCGCCGCTTAACTGGTTTGGTTCCTCATTGGAGGTTACCGAACAGGGCGTTGGCGATGTGAACGGTAGTACCACGATGAGTGAGTCGGTTCTGAATGACGCATTGTCGGGAAAGTATAAACTGCGACAGGGCATGCGCAGTAGTAACGGCGGTGTGGTGTCATTTTGGCAGGCGCTGGAGGATGGTAAGGTAAAGTTGCTGATTAATGGCAATGCGACCGTGAGCCGCGTTGAGGTGATGGACGTCGCGATTGCGACGCAGGACGGCACCAAAATCGGTAGTAAATTTAGTGAACACTTTGATAAAGCCTTTGGCGCCTGTGAAAAAGCACCGGGGCTGGACAGTAGTGAAATTGAATGTAAGGCACCGAATAGCCAGCATATTCATTACGTTTATAGCGGCGAATGGCACGGCCCTGAAGGTTTGATGCCGCCTGATGATACCCTGAAAAACTGGACGCTAAGCAAAATTATCTGGCGTCGGTGA
- the tkt gene encoding transketolase, translating to MSSRRELANAIRALSMDAVQKANSGHPGAPMGMADIAEVLWRDFLKHNPTNPAWADRDRFVLSNGHGSMLLYSLLHLSGYDLPMEELKNFRQLHSKTPGHPEIGYTPGVETTTGPLGQGLANAVGLAIAERTLGAQFNRPGHDIVDHFTYVFMGDGCLMEGISHEASSLAGTLGLGKLIGFYDHNGISIDGETKGWFTDDTAKRFEAYNWHVVHEIDGHDPQAIKQAIKEAQSVTDKPSLIICRTVIGFGSPNKAGKEEAHGSALGDDEIALTRKQLNWDYPPFEIPQSYYAQWDAKQAGQKHENTWNDKFSAYKAAFPELANEFSRRMDGGLPATWQAETQKFIEQLQANPAKIASRKASQNSLEAYGKLLPEFLGGSADLAPSNLTIWSGSTSIKEDLAGNYIHYGVREFGMTAIANGIAHHGGFVPYTATFLMFVEYARNAVRMAALMKARHILVYTHDSIGLGEDGPTHQPVEQLASLRLTPNMSVWRPCDQVETAVAWKHAIERHHGPTALILSRQNLAQPARSKQQLEDISRGAYVLKDCDGTPEVILIATGSEVEITLGAAEKLTASGHKVRVVSMPSTDMFDKQDVAWRESVLPSTVTARVAVEAGIADYWYKYVGLNGSIVGMTTFGESAPADKLFTEFGFTVENIVSHAEKLLKPH from the coding sequence ATGTCCTCACGTAGAGAGTTAGCCAATGCAATCCGCGCGCTCAGTATGGATGCCGTACAAAAAGCAAACTCAGGCCACCCGGGAGCCCCCATGGGGATGGCTGATATTGCTGAAGTGCTATGGCGTGACTTCCTGAAGCATAATCCGACTAACCCGGCCTGGGCAGATCGCGACCGCTTTGTATTATCTAATGGTCACGGTTCAATGCTGCTGTACAGCCTGCTGCATCTCAGCGGTTACGACCTGCCGATGGAAGAACTGAAAAATTTCCGTCAACTGCATTCTAAAACACCAGGCCATCCTGAAATTGGCTATACGCCAGGCGTGGAAACCACCACTGGCCCCCTTGGGCAGGGGCTGGCAAACGCCGTTGGCCTTGCGATTGCCGAACGCACGTTGGGTGCACAATTTAACCGCCCGGGCCACGACATCGTTGATCACTTTACCTATGTATTTATGGGCGATGGCTGCCTGATGGAAGGTATATCCCATGAAGCCTCGTCGCTGGCAGGTACGCTTGGCCTGGGTAAACTGATTGGCTTTTACGATCACAATGGCATTTCCATTGATGGCGAAACCAAAGGGTGGTTCACCGATGACACGGCGAAACGCTTCGAAGCCTATAACTGGCACGTCGTGCATGAAATTGATGGTCACGATCCACAAGCCATTAAGCAAGCCATTAAAGAAGCGCAAAGCGTAACCGATAAACCCTCATTGATTATTTGCCGCACCGTGATTGGTTTTGGTTCCCCTAACAAAGCAGGTAAAGAGGAAGCCCACGGTTCCGCATTAGGTGACGATGAAATTGCCCTGACGCGTAAACAGCTGAATTGGGATTATCCGCCGTTTGAGATCCCACAGTCATACTATGCGCAATGGGATGCGAAGCAGGCCGGTCAGAAACATGAAAACACCTGGAACGATAAATTTTCTGCGTACAAAGCGGCCTTTCCCGAACTGGCCAATGAATTTTCCCGACGTATGGACGGCGGGCTGCCCGCGACCTGGCAGGCTGAAACACAAAAATTCATTGAACAGCTGCAGGCAAATCCGGCAAAAATCGCCAGCCGTAAAGCGTCTCAGAACTCACTGGAGGCATACGGTAAGCTGCTACCAGAGTTCCTTGGTGGCTCCGCCGATTTAGCACCAAGTAACCTGACGATTTGGTCCGGCTCAACGTCGATCAAAGAAGATCTCGCCGGAAATTATATTCACTATGGCGTACGCGAGTTTGGTATGACCGCTATTGCCAACGGTATTGCTCATCACGGCGGTTTTGTACCCTATACGGCCACCTTTCTGATGTTTGTTGAGTATGCACGTAACGCCGTACGCATGGCGGCACTCATGAAGGCGCGCCACATACTGGTCTATACCCATGACTCAATCGGTCTTGGTGAAGATGGTCCAACGCACCAGCCCGTCGAACAGCTTGCCAGTCTGCGGCTGACGCCAAATATGAGCGTCTGGCGTCCCTGCGACCAGGTTGAAACTGCCGTGGCGTGGAAACATGCCATTGAGCGCCATCACGGTCCTACCGCGCTGATTTTATCGCGCCAGAATCTGGCCCAACCCGCGCGCAGCAAGCAACAGTTGGAAGATATCTCCCGCGGTGCTTACGTGCTTAAAGATTGCGACGGGACGCCCGAGGTAATTCTTATTGCAACCGGATCTGAAGTTGAGATCACGCTGGGCGCAGCAGAAAAACTTACTGCCAGCGGCCATAAAGTGCGTGTGGTATCCATGCCTTCAACCGATATGTTTGATAAGCAGGATGTCGCCTGGCGCGAGTCAGTTTTACCTTCAACCGTCACGGCTCGCGTTGCGGTGGAAGCGGGTATTGCTGACTACTGGTATAAGTATGTCGGCCTTAACGGTTCAATTGTGGGAATGACAACCTTTGGTGAATCCGCACCAGCCGATAAGTTGTTTACCGAGTTTGGCTTTACGGTTGAAAATATTGTGAGTCACGCAGAGAAGTTGTTGAAACCTCATTAA
- a CDS encoding Dyp-type peroxidase, with the protein MSQVQSGILLEHRRFAIYIEAKAQGELEAIRQGTNVFNQQLLQLQQQYPDAGLGAVVAFGPTLWRDLTAEPGAVELKDFLPLGKGGIAPATQRDLLIHIQSLRHDVNFSVAQAALAAFGSSLLIEEEIHGFRWVDDRDLSGFVDGTENPQGEARQQVAIISQGNDAGGSYVFTQRWEHDLKMWQRLNVSKQEQVIGRTKATSEELDSNVRPDTSHVSRVDLKENGQGLKILRQSLPYGTASGTHGLFFIAYCATLYNIEQQLLSMFGERDGKLDAMLRFTKPKTGSYYYAPSVEQLARL; encoded by the coding sequence ATGTCTCAGGTTCAGAGCGGCATTTTACTGGAACATCGCCGTTTTGCGATTTATATCGAAGCGAAGGCGCAAGGGGAATTGGAGGCCATTCGACAGGGCACCAACGTTTTTAATCAGCAACTGCTGCAGTTGCAACAGCAGTATCCGGATGCGGGATTGGGCGCGGTTGTGGCGTTTGGTCCAACGCTGTGGCGCGATCTCACTGCCGAACCAGGGGCTGTTGAGCTGAAGGATTTTCTGCCGTTGGGGAAAGGTGGGATTGCGCCGGCAACTCAGCGTGACCTGCTGATCCATATCCAGTCATTGCGTCATGATGTTAACTTCAGCGTGGCACAGGCGGCACTGGCGGCTTTCGGTTCTTCACTGCTTATTGAGGAAGAGATCCATGGTTTTCGCTGGGTAGACGATCGCGATCTGTCGGGTTTCGTTGACGGTACGGAAAATCCGCAGGGTGAAGCACGTCAGCAGGTTGCCATCATCTCGCAGGGGAATGATGCGGGAGGCAGCTATGTCTTTACCCAACGCTGGGAGCATGATCTTAAGATGTGGCAGCGGCTCAATGTCAGCAAGCAAGAGCAGGTGATAGGGCGAACCAAAGCGACAAGTGAAGAACTGGATAGCAATGTGCGTCCGGATACCTCTCACGTAAGCCGTGTGGACCTGAAAGAGAACGGGCAAGGATTGAAGATCCTGCGCCAGAGCCTGCCTTATGGCACAGCCAGTGGCACACATGGATTATTTTTTATCGCTTACTGCGCCACGCTGTACAACATTGAACAACAGTTGCTGAGTATGTTTGGTGAGCGCGATGGCAAGCTGGACGCAATGCTGCGTTTCACCAAACCGAAAACCGGTAGCTATTATTACGCGCCTTCGGTTGAACAACTCGCCAGGCTATAA
- a CDS encoding DUF2919 domain-containing protein: MMTLNYSPDDYDQKGQLRLPLSFWIVLLLQARTWVLFVVAGASRQQGTDLLTLFYPDAHAFWLGLALGIPAAFGLLLTGYRQRLPGVWQAWRWVLCAALVAMMLSQAVTLWQGDETFSPLVGVFGLFDLLALGYLTLNRRLRHCFDRHLNAAE; the protein is encoded by the coding sequence ATGATGACCCTCAACTATTCCCCCGACGATTATGACCAAAAAGGACAGCTCAGGTTACCGCTGAGTTTCTGGATCGTTTTGCTGTTGCAGGCACGGACCTGGGTGTTGTTTGTGGTTGCAGGTGCTTCCCGGCAGCAGGGCACCGATTTGTTGACGCTGTTTTATCCCGACGCCCATGCTTTCTGGCTCGGCCTTGCGTTGGGTATACCCGCTGCCTTCGGACTGCTGCTGACTGGCTATCGCCAGCGATTACCCGGTGTATGGCAGGCGTGGCGTTGGGTGCTGTGTGCCGCGCTGGTGGCAATGATGCTTTCACAAGCTGTAACCCTCTGGCAGGGCGATGAAACCTTTTCCCCTTTGGTGGGGGTATTTGGTCTGTTTGACTTGCTCGCGTTAGGATATTTAACGTTGAATCGGCGCTTGCGGCACTGCTTCGATCGCCACCTTAATGCGGCAGAGTAA
- the maeB gene encoding NADP-dependent oxaloacetate-decarboxylating malate dehydrogenase yields the protein MDEQLKQSALDFHEFPVPGKIQVSPTKPLATQRDLALAYSPGVAAPCLEIAKDPLAAHKYTARGNLVAVISNGTAVLGLGNIGALAGKPVMEGKGVLFKKFAGIDVFDIEIDELDPDKLINVIAALEPTFGGINLEDIKAPECFYIEKALRARMKIPVFHDDQHGTAIICTAAVLNGLRVVNKSLSDVRLVVSGAGASAIACMNLLVALGMQKHNIVVCDSKGVIYQGREEPMAETKAAYAIKDNGKRTLDEVITGADIFLGCSGPKLMTPEMVKRMAKDPLILALANPEPEILPPLAREVRPDAIICTGRSDFPNQVNNVLCFPFIFRGALDVGATAINEEMKLAAVHAIAELALAEQSDVVASAYGDQELSFGPDYLIPKPFDPRLIVKIAPAVAKAAMDSGVATRPIADFDAYREKLTEFVYKTNLFMKPIFSQARKDPKRVVLAEGEEARVLHATQELITLGLAKPILIGRPGVIDMRLKKLGLKIEAGKDFEVVNNESDPRFKQYWSEYHQIMKRRGVSVEEAQRAVIGNPTLIGAIMVQRGEADALICGTIGDYKSHYDVVEKLFGFRADVKVAGAMNALLLPSGNTFIVDTYVNEDPTPEALTELTLMAAETVRRFGIEPKVALLSHSSYGTSDAPAARKMRETLALVNARAPELEIDGEMHGDAALVESIRHDRMPDSPLKGSANILIMPNVEAARISYNLLRVSCSEGVTVGPVLMGIAKPVHVLTPIASVRRIVNMVALAVVEAQTQPL from the coding sequence ATGGACGAACAATTGAAGCAAAGTGCCCTCGATTTTCACGAATTCCCCGTCCCCGGTAAAATACAGGTTTCACCCACTAAGCCATTAGCGACGCAGCGAGACCTGGCATTAGCCTATTCGCCAGGCGTGGCGGCGCCCTGTCTGGAGATTGCGAAAGATCCACTCGCGGCGCATAAATATACCGCGCGCGGCAACCTTGTTGCGGTGATCTCTAATGGTACCGCAGTGCTTGGGTTGGGAAATATTGGCGCATTGGCCGGTAAACCCGTGATGGAAGGCAAAGGTGTTCTATTCAAGAAGTTTGCTGGCATTGACGTGTTCGATATTGAAATTGATGAGTTGGATCCGGACAAACTGATTAATGTGATTGCGGCGCTGGAGCCAACATTTGGCGGCATTAATCTCGAAGATATCAAAGCGCCGGAATGTTTTTACATTGAAAAGGCGCTGCGTGCGCGTATGAAAATTCCGGTATTCCATGACGATCAGCATGGCACCGCTATCATTTGCACGGCAGCGGTACTTAACGGGCTGCGCGTGGTTAATAAATCACTTTCTGATGTGCGACTGGTGGTCTCAGGCGCGGGGGCTTCCGCTATTGCCTGCATGAATCTGCTGGTGGCGCTAGGCATGCAAAAACACAATATTGTGGTGTGCGACTCGAAAGGGGTGATTTATCAGGGTCGAGAAGAACCAATGGCTGAAACTAAAGCGGCCTATGCCATCAAAGACAACGGTAAACGAACGTTGGATGAGGTGATCACCGGCGCGGACATTTTTCTCGGCTGTTCAGGACCGAAGTTGATGACACCGGAGATGGTGAAGCGCATGGCGAAGGATCCATTGATCCTGGCACTGGCTAACCCCGAACCTGAAATTTTACCACCGCTGGCGAGGGAAGTACGTCCTGATGCCATCATCTGTACGGGACGCTCAGATTTTCCCAATCAGGTGAATAATGTGCTGTGCTTCCCGTTTATTTTTCGTGGGGCATTGGATGTCGGCGCGACAGCGATCAATGAAGAGATGAAGCTGGCCGCGGTACATGCGATTGCTGAACTGGCGCTGGCGGAACAAAGTGATGTGGTTGCTTCCGCCTATGGCGACCAGGAGCTGTCGTTTGGCCCTGATTATCTGATCCCGAAACCTTTCGACCCGCGGCTGATAGTGAAAATTGCCCCAGCGGTCGCTAAAGCTGCTATGGATTCAGGTGTGGCGACGCGGCCCATCGCGGATTTTGATGCCTATCGGGAAAAACTGACAGAGTTCGTTTACAAAACCAATCTTTTCATGAAGCCTATCTTCTCGCAGGCAAGGAAGGATCCTAAACGGGTTGTGTTGGCCGAAGGTGAAGAGGCACGAGTACTGCATGCGACTCAGGAGTTGATCACGTTGGGATTGGCGAAGCCAATATTGATCGGACGCCCGGGAGTCATTGATATGCGCCTGAAAAAACTGGGACTGAAGATTGAGGCGGGTAAAGATTTTGAGGTGGTTAATAACGAATCCGATCCGCGATTTAAGCAGTACTGGAGTGAATATCACCAAATTATGAAGCGACGCGGTGTTTCAGTGGAAGAGGCGCAGCGGGCGGTTATCGGCAATCCAACTTTAATCGGTGCCATTATGGTACAGCGAGGTGAGGCGGATGCGTTAATCTGCGGAACGATTGGCGATTATAAATCCCATTATGATGTTGTTGAGAAGCTGTTTGGTTTCCGCGCTGACGTTAAGGTGGCGGGAGCAATGAATGCGTTACTGCTACCAAGCGGTAATACTTTTATCGTTGATACTTACGTTAACGAAGATCCGACGCCGGAAGCGTTAACTGAGCTAACGCTGATGGCGGCCGAAACCGTTCGACGTTTTGGTATTGAGCCTAAAGTGGCATTGTTATCGCATTCCAGTTATGGGACGTCTGATGCGCCAGCCGCACGTAAAATGCGTGAAACTCTGGCGCTGGTGAATGCCCGGGCACCGGAACTGGAGATTGATGGCGAGATGCACGGTGACGCAGCGCTGGTGGAAAGTATTCGTCACGACAGGATGCCGGATAGCCCGCTAAAAGGGTCCGCCAATATTCTGATTATGCCGAATGTTGAAGCGGCGCGTATTAGCTATAACCTGCTGCGTGTCTCTTGCTCAGAAGGCGTGACCGTGGGGCCGGTATTGATGGGGATTGCGAAACCGGTTCACGTGCTAACGCCGATTGCTTCAGTGCGTCGCATTGTTAATATGGTTGCGTTGGCCGTAGTGGAAGCCCAAACGCAGCCATTATAA
- the tal gene encoding transaldolase, protein MNQLDALKQFTTVVADSGDIESIRNYHPEDATTNPSLILKAAGLDSYKHLIDDAIDYAKKQGGSKDTQIINASDKVAINLGMEILKSVPGRVSTEVDARLSFDRGMCVTKAEKLVRMYEEHGIDRSRILIKLASTWEGIRAAEELEKNGINCNLTLLFSFAQARACAEAGVFLISPFVGRIYDWYNARKPLDPYVADEDPGVKSVRNIYDYYKQHRYNTVIMGASFRKVEQILALAGCDRLTISPNLLEDLQASDAPVERKLTPSTKAFHQPASLSEAEFRWEHNQDAMAVEKLAEGIRQFAVDQQKLEDVLAAKL, encoded by the coding sequence ATGAATCAGCTAGACGCATTAAAACAGTTTACTACCGTGGTGGCCGACAGCGGCGACATTGAATCTATTCGTAACTATCACCCTGAAGATGCCACCACCAACCCGTCTCTGATCCTGAAAGCTGCTGGCCTCGACTCGTATAAGCACCTGATTGACGATGCTATTGACTACGCAAAAAAACAGGGCGGCAGTAAAGACACTCAAATCATTAATGCCAGCGATAAAGTTGCCATTAACCTCGGTATGGAAATTCTGAAAAGCGTGCCGGGCCGTGTTTCTACAGAAGTCGATGCCCGCCTCTCTTTCGATCGTGGCATGTGCGTCACCAAAGCGGAGAAGTTGGTGAGAATGTATGAAGAGCATGGTATCGATCGCTCGCGTATTCTGATCAAACTGGCGTCGACATGGGAAGGTATCCGCGCAGCGGAAGAGCTGGAGAAAAACGGGATTAACTGTAACCTGACTCTGCTGTTCTCTTTTGCCCAGGCTCGTGCCTGCGCAGAAGCCGGCGTATTCCTGATCTCTCCCTTTGTTGGCCGCATTTATGACTGGTACAACGCCCGTAAGCCGCTTGATCCCTATGTTGCGGATGAAGATCCCGGTGTGAAATCCGTACGTAATATCTATGATTACTACAAACAGCATCGCTACAACACGGTGATCATGGGCGCCAGCTTCCGTAAAGTTGAGCAGATTCTGGCGCTGGCAGGCTGCGATCGCCTGACGATTTCCCCCAATCTGCTGGAAGATTTACAGGCCAGCGACGCCCCCGTTGAACGTAAATTAACGCCATCAACCAAAGCTTTCCACCAGCCAGCATCACTCTCTGAAGCTGAGTTCCGCTGGGAGCATAATCAGGATGCCATGGCCGTTGAAAAACTGGCTGAAGGTATCCGCCAGTTTGCTGTTGACCAACAGAAACTTGAAGATGTGCTGGCCGCGAAGTTGTAA
- a CDS encoding GNAT family acetyltransferase, giving the protein MEIRAFCHDDFEEVITLWDRCDLLRPWNDPEMDIERKLTHDPDLFLVAVVGGEIVGTLMGGYDGHRGSAYYLGVHPDYRGRGFANALINRLEKKLIARGCPKINLLVREENDAVLGFYEKLDYEIQDTLALGKRLIEDREY; this is encoded by the coding sequence ATGGAAATTCGCGCATTCTGCCATGATGACTTTGAAGAAGTGATTACCCTTTGGGATCGATGTGATCTGTTACGCCCCTGGAACGATCCTGAAATGGATATTGAGCGTAAATTGACGCACGATCCTGATCTGTTTCTGGTGGCTGTGGTCGGCGGCGAAATTGTCGGTACATTGATGGGCGGCTATGATGGACATCGTGGTTCTGCTTACTATTTGGGCGTGCATCCTGATTACCGTGGACGTGGTTTTGCCAATGCACTGATCAATCGCCTTGAGAAGAAATTGATCGCACGTGGTTGTCCAAAGATCAACTTACTGGTACGTGAAGAAAATGATGCAGTACTCGGTTTTTATGAGAAGCTGGATTATGAAATTCAGGATACCCTGGCACTCGGCAAGCGCCTGATTGAAGATCGTGAATATTAA